The following are encoded together in the Planctomycetia bacterium genome:
- a CDS encoding Rdx family protein: MATSLLNTYRQNIQQLKLIPSGGGVFEVEVNGILIHSKKATRSFPNENELFSELKKQGFQAA, encoded by the coding sequence TTGGCGACCTCTTTACTAAATACCTACCGACAGAACATTCAACAACTGAAGTTGATACCCTCGGGAGGTGGAGTTTTTGAAGTTGAAGTCAATGGCATTCTGATTCATTCCAAGAAAGCTACTCGATCATTTCCCAATGAAAACGAGTTGTTTTCGGAGTTGAAGAAACAAGGATTCCAAGCTGCATAA